One Solanum lycopersicum chromosome 4, SLM_r2.1 DNA window includes the following coding sequences:
- the LOC101248194 gene encoding uncharacterized protein, translated as MALPQILPSPSSSFTHKPHLNPSNFFLIPQFNNPQCQFSSKSLLQRRRRCNSNGVRCSASSSFPEKHHTGSPKSDDVVELPLFPLPLVLFPGAILPLQIFEFRYRIMMHTLLQTDLRFGVIYSDSATGTADVGCVGEVVKHERLVDDRFFLICKGQERFRVDKLVRSKPYLVAEVTWLEDRPSANGEDDVEGLANEVESYMKDVIRLSNRLNGKPEKEATDLRRNLFPTPFSFFVGSTFEGAPREQQALLELEDTAMRLKREKETLRNTLNYLSAASAVKDVFPST; from the coding sequence ATGGCTTTACCTCAAATCTTACCTtccccttcttcatcattcactCACAAACCCCACTTAAACCCTAGTAATTTCTTCTTAATCCCTCAATTTAATAACCCCCAATGTCAGTTTTCTTCTAAATCGTTACTCCAGCGCCGGCGCCGGTGTAACTCGAATGGTGTTCGATGCTCTGCTTCTTCCTCCTTCCCGGAGAAGCACCACACTGGTTCACCTAAATCAGACGATGTCGTTGAGCTACCCCTTTTCCCTCTTCCTCTCGTTCTCTTCCCCGGTGCTATTCTCCCGCTCCAAATCTTCGAGTTTCGTTACCGGATAATGATGCATACCCTTCTCCAAACTGACCTTCGTTTTGGGGTTATTTACTCCGACAGCGCCACTGGCACAGCCGACGTTGGATGCGTCGGAGAAGTCGTTAAGCATGAGCGGCTGGTGGATGACCGGTTTTTCTTAATCTGTAAAGGGCAGGAGCGGTTTCGGGTCGATAAATTGGTTCGGTCTAAACCGTATTTGGTTGCAGAGGTAACGTGGCTGGAGGACCGGCCGTCGGCGAATGGGGAGGATGATGTGGAGGGTTTGGCGAATGAGGTGGAGAGTTATATGAAAGATGTGATTCGTTTATCGAACCGATTGAATGGGAAACCGGAGAAGGAGGCAACGGATTTGCGGAGGAATTTGTTTCCAACGCCATTTTCGTTCTTCGTGGGAAGTACGTTTGAAGGGGCACCAAGGGAACAACAAGCATTGCTTGAATTAGAAGATACCGCGATGAGATTGAAGAGGGAGAAGGAGACTTTGAGGAATACTTTGAACTATCTAAGTGCTGCTTCTGCTGTGAAGGATGTGTTTCCGTCTACCTGA